CTTCAAGCCCGTCGACTACTGGAGCTGGGCGCCGCACATCGACGTCATCTCCGACGACAACTACTACGACCCGCTCGACCCGCGCTCGCCCATGAAGGCCGCCCTGACCCGCGACCTCATGCGCTCCCTCGGGGGTGGCCGGCCGTGGCTGCTCATGGAGCAGGCGACCAGCCACGTGCAGTGGAGAACCACGAACGCCCGCAAACCCACCGGGCAGATGCAGGCCCTGTCGCTGCAGGCTGTGGCGCGGGGCGCCGACGGCATCAACTTCTTCCAGTGGCGGCAGTCCGCGGCCGGCGCCGAGAAGTTCCACACCGCGATGCTTCCCCACGCCGGAACTGACAGCCGGATCTGGCGGAGTGTCGTCGAACTGGGCAGGCAGCTCGCTGCTCTCGCCCCGGTCGAGGGCAGCGGCGAAAAGGCCCAGGTGGCGATCGTGCTCGACTGGCCGAGCTGGTGGGCGAGCGAGGCCGGTGCCCTGCCGCAGACCCTCTCCTACATCGATGCCGTCGAGAGCTGGTACGAGGCGCTGTACGACGCGAACGTGCCTGTCGACTTCGTGCATGCTGCAGCCGACCTCACCGGCTACAGCGTCGTGTTCGCGCCCCAGCTCTACCTCCTGCCCGACACCGCAGCCCAGTCGCTCGACTCCTTCGTGCGGCAGGGCGGTGCCCTCGTGCTGACCTACTTCTCGGCGATCGCCGACGAGAACGACCATGCTCACCTGGGCGGCTATCTCGGCGGTCTCCGCACGGCCCTCGGGCTCCGGATCGAGGAGTTCGCACCGCTCGCGCTCGACCCGTCCTCACTCGGCTCGGTCGTCGCGGTCACCAGCGAGCGGCTCGGCGACTTCAGCGGCACCCTCTGGTCGGAGCTGGTGACGGCCGACACCGCAGAGGTCGTGGCACGGTTCGCGGGCGGCGACCTCGACCGGCTGCCGGCGGTGACGACGAACCATCACGGGCGGGGAACCGCCTGGTATGTCGGCACCCAGCCCGACCGGGCCGCCGTGGCACGGATCGTCGGCACGATCCTCGGCGACGCAGGCGTTGCCCTGCCCTTCCCCGATGCGGGCGCCGGCATCGAGGCGGTGCGACGCGGCGGGATCCTCTTCGTCATCAATCACGGGCCCGAGGCCGCGCTGCTCGACCGGTCCGGCCTCGACCTGCTGACGGGCGAAAGGTCGGAGGGCTTCACCCTGCCGCAGTACGGTGTCGTCGCTCTTCGAGAGACGCCCTCGCACGAGCATCCGGAACCCCACGCCCCGGGCGTCGGCAAACCTTCCCACTTCGAGACACGAAAGGCTGAGAGTGAAGTTCACTGACGGCTTCTGGCAGCTCCGACCCGGCGTCACCGCCCTCTACGCTCGCGAGGCATACGACATCGAGAGCACGCCGAACGGTCTCGTCGTCACGGCGCCGACCGCGGTCATCCGGTCGCGGGGAGACACCCTCAACCGAGCCGTGCTGACGGTCGAGCTGAGTTCACCGCTCGACGGGGTGATCGGGGTTCGGGTGACCCATCACGCGGGCGCCCACCGGCACCCCGGATTCGAGCTGCCGGGAGCCGAGGCGGGCCACGGAATCCCGCGGGTCACCACCGCGGCTGACGGCGGCCTCTCCGCCGAACTCACCAGCGGCAGCCTGACGGCCAGAGTCACCGGGGGCTCGCCCTGGAACCTCACCTTCGAGGCAGACGGCAGGGTTCTGACCCGGAGCGGCGACAAGTCCGTCGGCTACATCTCTCTCAGCGACACGGCGTCGGTGGATCGCGGCCCTGCCGGGAACGCCCGCGCCGGCACCCCCGGCCCGAGCGCCACCGTCTTCACCCACGAGCAGCTCTCGCTTGGCGTGGGCGAACTCGTCTACGGCCTCGGCGAGCGCTTCGGTCCGCTGGTGAAGAACGGCCAGGTCGTCGACATCTGGAACGCCGACGGCGGAACGTCGAGCGAACAGGCCTACAAGAACATCCCGTTCTACCTCACCAACCGCGGCTACGGCGTCTTCGTCAACGACACCGGGCACGTCTCGTACGAGGTCGGTTCCGAGACGGTCGAGCGCGTGCAGTTCAGCGTGCCCGGCGAGAGCCTCGAGTACTTCGTCATCCACGGCCCGACCCCGAAGCAGATCCTGGAGCGGTACACGGC
Above is a genomic segment from Subtercola boreus containing:
- a CDS encoding beta-galactosidase, with protein sequence MTLRYGGDYNPEQWPEEIWAEDVRLMQEAGVNFVTVGVFSWSLLEPSDGVFEFGWLDRVLDLLHSAGIRVDLATATASPPPWLTTAHPEMLPQDERGIVHWPGSRQQYSPTSPAYRRYAARLVRRMAERYGSHPALSMWHINNEYGCHTNLDYSDDAAIAFRGWLRDRYGDVETLNRAWGTTFWSQRYSSFDEILPPRIAPNFRNPSQLLDFQRFSSDALLECFLMEKAILREFTPDIPITTNFIGAFKPVDYWSWAPHIDVISDDNYYDPLDPRSPMKAALTRDLMRSLGGGRPWLLMEQATSHVQWRTTNARKPTGQMQALSLQAVARGADGINFFQWRQSAAGAEKFHTAMLPHAGTDSRIWRSVVELGRQLAALAPVEGSGEKAQVAIVLDWPSWWASEAGALPQTLSYIDAVESWYEALYDANVPVDFVHAAADLTGYSVVFAPQLYLLPDTAAQSLDSFVRQGGALVLTYFSAIADENDHAHLGGYLGGLRTALGLRIEEFAPLALDPSSLGSVVAVTSERLGDFSGTLWSELVTADTAEVVARFAGGDLDRLPAVTTNHHGRGTAWYVGTQPDRAAVARIVGTILGDAGVALPFPDAGAGIEAVRRGGILFVINHGPEAALLDRSGLDLLTGERSEGFTLPQYGVVALRETPSHEHPEPHAPGVGKPSHFETRKAESEVH